The Mesotoga infera genome has a segment encoding these proteins:
- a CDS encoding electron transfer flavoprotein subunit alpha/FixB family protein — protein MNDLLVIAEKRGSEIHSSTFELLGKARELSMKRPLTVSVVILSDKSVEEDSSSSLFSGGADRIILAVDGSFKRFNFEPYTKTLAAIVRKLSPEIVLAPATTSGRTFMPGLAALLKTGLTADCTGLDIEEGTGNLLQTRPAIGGNIMATIKTPNHRPQMATVRPKTFSPLKEAYQSKCELVHFDVTPDLTQTAAKLIEFHPIGEGQKGVQDAEVIIAGGMGLRKVENMEPVYRLSKLINGTVGASRKIVDSKWVGHEAQVGLSGHTVKPKIYIAAGISGAVQHIAGMQTAEFIVAINRDRNAAIFNFADIGLVGDAVEILNELAESLESEVKK, from the coding sequence ATCGCAGAAAAAAGAGGAAGTGAAATCCACTCAAGTACATTCGAACTACTTGGAAAGGCAAGGGAGTTATCCATGAAGCGGCCTCTTACGGTTTCCGTAGTGATCCTCTCCGACAAGTCTGTCGAAGAGGATTCGTCCAGCTCTCTCTTCTCAGGTGGAGCTGATCGAATCATCCTGGCAGTTGATGGAAGCTTCAAGAGATTCAATTTCGAACCATACACTAAGACTCTGGCCGCTATAGTAAGAAAGTTATCACCTGAAATCGTTCTCGCACCGGCCACAACTTCCGGCAGAACCTTTATGCCGGGACTGGCGGCTCTCTTGAAGACAGGCCTGACGGCAGACTGCACCGGTCTCGATATAGAGGAGGGAACGGGAAACCTTCTGCAAACGAGGCCTGCTATAGGCGGCAACATAATGGCAACTATAAAGACCCCGAATCACAGACCTCAGATGGCCACCGTGAGACCAAAAACATTCTCGCCTCTTAAGGAAGCATATCAAAGCAAATGTGAGCTGGTTCACTTTGACGTGACTCCGGATTTGACCCAAACGGCAGCGAAACTCATAGAGTTCCATCCAATAGGAGAGGGCCAGAAGGGTGTTCAGGACGCCGAAGTGATAATCGCTGGAGGCATGGGACTTCGAAAGGTTGAGAACATGGAACCGGTCTACAGGCTTTCAAAGCTTATTAACGGAACAGTCGGCGCTTCAAGAAAGATCGTTGATTCGAAGTGGGTCGGACACGAAGCTCAAGTAGGATTGAGCGGCCATACAGTAAAACCGAAGATCTACATAGCCGCAGGGATTTCGGGCGCCGTTCAGCATATTGCAGGAATGCAGACAGCGGAGTTTATCGTTGCGATAAACAGAGACAGAAACGCCGCGATTTTCAATTTCGCAGATATTGGGCTTGTTGGAGATGCGGTCGAGATTCTGAATGAACTTGCCGAGTCGCTTGAGTCGGAGGTGAAGAAATGA